In Ciona intestinalis unplaced genomic scaffold, KH HT001090.1, whole genome shotgun sequence, the following are encoded in one genomic region:
- the LOC100185293 gene encoding uncharacterized protein LOC100185293 yields the protein MSTATDKSEMFMWENDTSLTLHQMRDFVLGAMSRPHITVLVPRRNVKVPHAKSKKLQLLQSKPRDINASPFLLMVAPPSDCRYQNYIKTFRDKRCVTQHRRNLQHEHQNHQRATTQHVHSVMGPNQAWLNSQPLGNTQQVPGMDYYQQISTIAAMAWSDCSQATEKLRRIYEQTSILSRDPFTMIASYGSPYVSAPVQTEAKKNLEFQQHVPLQSMPKRSVGNGILKPRNRDGYWEIPSVYCACAVCEMTKRTKSNMTSQRTNADVPKALMTYVSAKQRDNRTIDQQCATSVTSHHRGKRVHSPDDGIVMQLPPRKQAKHENYPPSIMQTYDQQHHMLHQHPEPVRTSDAILSYLKSSNKQPSSTSAYLNHDIFLQPSLQIPSTSYMTSSNGDVINASDLMATPSFENRCFSSAQPNTGLFNGFSSYLAPQILNALE from the exons ATGTCTACCGCTACAGATAAAAGTGAAATGTTTATGTGGGAAAATGACACGTCTCTCACTCTTCACCAAATGCGGGACTTCGTACTCGGAGCTATGAGCCGCCCGCATATAACTGTACTGGTACCACGACGCAATGTAAAAG tacCGCACGCCAAATCGAAGAAACTGCAACTCCTACAGTCAAAGCCCCGTGACATTAACGCCAGTCCCTTCCTATTGATGGTGGCGCCACCTAGCGACTGCAGATACCAAAACTACATCAAGACCTTTCGAGATAAACGATGCGTCACCCAACACAGACGTAACTTACAGCACGAACATCAGAACCACCAGCGAGCTACTACACAGCACGTGCACAGTGTTATGGGTCCCAACCAAGCCTGGTTAAACAGCCAGCCTCTTGGAAACACACAGCAAGTACCAGGGATGGATTATTATCAACAAATCTCAACTATTGCTGCCATGGCTTGGTCAGACTGTTCACAAGCCACCGAAAAACTGAGGAGGATTTACGAACAAACTTCAATTTTAAGTCGGGATCCTTTTACAATGATTGCATCGTATGGTTCGCCTTACGTTTCGGCGCCCGTTCAAACGGAAGCGAAAAAGAATTTGGAATTCCAACAGCATGTCCCGCTTCAGTCGATGCCAAAGCGTTCTGTTGGAAACGGAATTTTGAAACCACGAAACCGCGACGGTTATTGGGAGATACCATCTGtttactgcgcatgcgcagtgtGTGAAATGACAAAGCGGACAAAAtcaaatatgacgtcacaaaggacAAATGCTGATGTGCCGAAAGCACTTATGACGTACGTAAGCGCGAAACAACGCGATAATCGAACAATTGACCAACAATGCGCtacctctgtgacgtcacaccaccGCGGCAAGCGAGTTCATTCACCCGACGACGGCATTGTGATGCAACTTCCGCCTCGAAAGCAAGCAAAGCACGAAAACTACCCGCCAAGTATAATGCAAACTTATGACCAACAACACCATATGCTGCACCAACACCCAGAGCCAGTGCGTACCAGCGACGCTATATTATCCTACCTCAAATCTAGCAACAAACAGCCGTCTTCCACCAGCGCTTATTTAAACCACGACATATTCCTTCAACCCTCTCTTCAAATTCCCAGCACGtcgtatatgacgtcatcaaacggtgacgtcatcaacgcTAGCGACTTAATGGCGACGCCGTCGTTTGAGAACCGATGTTTTAGCAGCGCCCAACCGAACACGGGTTTGTTCAACGGTTTTTCGTCATACCTCGCCCCCCAAATTCTTAATGCCCTTGAGTAA